One window of the Lepeophtheirus salmonis chromosome 7, UVic_Lsal_1.4, whole genome shotgun sequence genome contains the following:
- the LOC121121872 gene encoding exosome complex component MTR3: MNKKQTDFRRFQSPSDAKDYRIFLKNENKGEKDKYRLDGERLKDSSVRSLFCEVGVLTKCKGSAYIERGLTKVIASVFGPREIQKKLDFSSTTGILSVEYKETAFASRDTSDNSNEKNISLFLAETLRSTVCLHLYPKSKIDVFITVLENDGSAVATAITAASLALSDASINLFDLAIGSSVRLHKKRAFVDPCKKEEGIHASITDEENDGNIVIGYQPSLEQIVALLQDGIMEQTVLSSQIQNLIISAKETLPMIQECLIESLNEKLSEINTSS; encoded by the exons atgaataagaagCAAACGGATTTTCGCCGCTTTCAGAGTCCTTCGGATGCAAAAGACTATCGGatattcctcaaaaatgaaaacaaaggGGAAAAAGATAAATATCGACTTGATGGCGAAAGACTTAAGGATTCATCTGTTAGATCTCTAT ttTGTGAGGTGGGAGTCTTGACAAAATGTAAAGGCTCTGCTTACATCGAAAGGGGACTGACTAAAGTAATTGCCTCTGTATTTGGTCCTCGGGAAATCCAAAAGAAATTGGACTTCTCCTCCACGACTGGAATCTTGTCTGTTGAGTACAAGGAAACTGCATTTGCATCTCGGGACACTTCAGATAAttcaaacgaaaaaaatatcagtttattTTTAGCAGAAACACTTCGCTCCACCGTCTGTCTTCATTTATATCCCAAGTCCAAAATCGATGTATTTATTACTGTGCTCGAAAATGATGGATCTGCTGTGGCAACGGCTATCACTGCAGCGTCTCTTGCTCTATCTGATGcatccattaatttatttgatctgGCTATTGGTTCCTCAGTC AGACTGCATAAAAAAAGGGCTTTCGTCGATCcttgtaaaaaagaagaaggaattcACGCGAGCATCACTGACGAAGAAAATGACGGGAATATAGTTATTGGATATCAGCCTTCATTAGAACAAATTGTAGCTCTATTGCAGGATGGCATCATGGAGCAAACGGTTTTATCGTCGCAGAtacaaaacttaattatttccGCGAAAGAAACCTTGCCTATGATTCAAGAATGTCTTATCGAATCTTTGAACGAGAAATTATCTGAAATTAATACATCCTCTTAA